The DNA segment GCTTTCGCATGTCACCAACTGGTGGTTCCCAGCTGGGTGCTCACAGCAGTCCCTTGCAGATGGACTCTAGAGAGTCACCTTCCCTGGAGATGACCTGGCTGGTTGCACTCATGTCCCTGCTGAGCCTGGCGTTGCTGCACGGAATGCTGGTCCCGTATTTTTGAGCCTTCCCTTGTTTTTCCTTGCAAGCCCAGTTCTGCAGTCCCAGAGTGCTTGCCCCATTCTGGGGTTATTTCCCTACCCTGTGGTCCATCCTGTGGACCAGGTGCAGCTGCGGATGCTTGGGGGCcgtgggcagcagggctgggacctgGCTCCAAAAGTGTTTTTGCAATGTTGGGACGGTGTGGGGAGCAAGGTGCTGCTGGCGTGGTAGTTGCTGCCATCTAATGGCTCTGACAATTAATAAGCAGTATGGGGAGAGCCTGACGGCACTCTGCATCTCGGCTGGCTTGGTAGCTATCAGCTAATGGGCTCCCCCacggggctgcagggctgctgtggggcacgCTGGGCCTGAGCAGCAGTGCAATGTCCTTTAGGGTGACACTGGGCACAGAGAGGAAGGCAGAGGTTGGGCATTGCTATTTCAAAGCCTAGGACAAGTTCCTTAGAGGTGATGCttgctggtgccagcagctctgccctaCCAGGGGGAGGTCAAATGCACTGTCACACCCTGCCACCTACAAACTCATGGAAGCAGCAGGATTTGCATACTGAAGGGCTGCATCCTAAACTCCCCTCGGGAAATGAATGGGAATCTCCCAGTAGCCAAGAGCACCCCTCAGCCAACTGCCCCTTTCATGGCGGGGAGCTGGGCAATGCAACAAGTCCCAAGTGGGGTTGcgctcccagcaccagctgtgccTCGTGCTACATGTCCTGGATGGCAGAACCCCAGCCTCCCAGATGGGGACACCCAGTTCCCAGATGGCAGAACCCCAGTGCACTCACACGTCTCCGCTCCGCCAGCAAGGGTGGCTTGGTGCTGGCTGTGGTGCCCTGACAAGGGCCCTGCACACACACCTGGGtagaaaagcagctgcctggcttgTGCCtcgctgccagcagctcccagaccAGCCTGCAACTTGTAGGAAAGTAGCTCGGATTCGCCTCTCTGGAGCATGTTGCCCTGATGCAATGGTTTTCCGAACATCTTTGCAAAGAAAGGCACAGTGCCACCTTTTTTCAGATGGGAATAGCACAGACTCTGGACTTAGCAAAAGCTCCCCAGCATGCAGGGAACACATCAGAGACATCGTCCTCTGCTGCCCCATGGGAAAACCTGTCCAGCACATAGAAGGCCACAGTGCAAAGGCTGACATGGCTGCTTGCACATAGCTGTGTCCAGCCAGTGCTTTCCTTGTGTCCCTCTGGCTGGTGAGCAGCCTCCTCACCTGGGCCAGCAGAGAGGAGCCCCTTCAGGTCTCCAGGTCCAGAGAGGTGGGCAAGGCAGGAGGGTTCCCAGTCAGATCCTGCCTGAGCTCGCCACCCCGTGTGGGCTGCGGGCATTTATCCACACCCCAGGTCCTGCCTGGCCATGCTCAGGGAGGTCTCAGTGCCCCTCTGAGGCTGGCAGCTGTCTACAAGCTACCTGCCATCAATTCTCCTGCATTATTGATAGGGTTAAGGCCATTTAATGTTctggccagtgctgggctgaAATAATTCCAGCCTGGGAGAAGAGCAGGGATAAGAAGCCAAGGAGAGAAGCTGTGACTGGATGGGGCAGCAGGAAGGGTGGAGCTGGGGGACctctttgcagcagctctgacaTCAGTCAAGAGAGATCAGGTGGCCAAGAGACACTTTTCATCACCTGGGGACCCTCTTCTGCTGCGAAGACTGGGTGGATCTGGCTGCCAGCTGTGAGTTTGTCCTTGTGGGGCTGATTCCTGGGGGGGTGGCCATCTTGGGTGGGTGCACAGCAGGACCAGGCATCATGGTAGTGGAAATGTTGAGAAAGCGATGCTGGGGGTGAGAGGGGGTACAACAGCTACAGGGTCGGCACTGGCTagaggggtggtgggaagggatCCTCTTCTGCAGGTGACATGGAGAGTAGCACCTACTCTACCCCAGGAGAGCCGGGGGTCTGGGACTGGGCTGCCTGGGTAGGTGGGACAAGCTGGGAACTTCAGAAGCTCAGGACAGATCTCGTGTCCCCTTGTGCCCTCCGCTGGGGCACAGGCATCCTTGCGCTggatggagctgctgtggggcagagcctggcacCCCACCCCTCGTCCCTGCAGCCTTGTCACAGCGCAGGCAGGAGGGACCTGACAGGAGtcagagggagctgggaggagtATCCCGAGGGCGCATCATGGTTTCACCAGCTGTTAGCTCAGATCTCGCAGAGGATGCGAGGTCTGGGCTACCTCTGCAACCTTGGAAGAAGCTGTTCTAGAGGAAGAAAGAGGTTTTCCCCAATAGTCCTGTGCCTAAAAGCTACTGTGATGTGTGATGCTGTGGCTGTCGCCCCCCCCTGCAGCTGTTGTTGGAGCAGGGATGGTGCTGGAAGGTGTAGCTGTAGCTCTGCCCTTGCCTGGGCGAGGATGCTCAGCAAGGCAGCTTGCTGGAGCGGTGCCTGCTGTGGGCAGGCTGGCCGAGGAAGGGATGCAATGATTAAAAGAGCTCGAAAAGGCCTTGAGAGGCAGCACTATGGGGCTGCACGCTTGTGACTGCTATTCCTGGCTGCTCTCCTACACCTTATCGCTAAGCTCTTTCTAGCGAAACCGGTGCCTCTGAGACACCTGCACATGCAGTATCAGAGCAGGGCTTTCCCTGCCGAGCCCAAACCTTCCTGCAAGCTGAATTGGACAAAACCCAAGATGTTTGCACAGGGCTGAACTAGAATGCTCCTCCCAGCAACACAGTGCCAGACAGGCGCTGCAGCAATCTTCAAACCCTGGAGCTCAGCTAGCTAGCTTTggtccttccttcttccttcccatgCCTTATCTGTGGCCTCCACTTCCCTGGCTCTGTCTCCGCGCAGTCTGGAGGCTCCCCTGGGCGGTGACACCACACTGCTGCCTTTGGAGCGGTGGTCGTGTTcagagggctgcaggcaggagcagggagcatGCTTGGGGTTCACACCCCAATCCCAGGGAGGAGACCTcgaagcagcagcctgggctgctcccGGCACAGCTCCTGGGCGCAGGGGCAGCTGCTCTATGTGCCAAAGGGTGGTCCCAGCCTCCAGACCCTCCCAGGCACAGCCGACACACACAGTCCCTTTTCCAAGAGCACTTACTTCCTCTGCCTCTGGCTGAAAACAATGTGAGAGGAGCAGggctcagcatttctgaaaattaagcGCTGAGTTCAGCTTAGTTCAGCCCCAGAGTCCACTTAACCCTTTGGTTGCAGGATGGAGCAAATTTCCAcgtgcaggcagcagctttggaTTGCCGTGTGCAGCACAGGATGGAGAAAAGTAAGAAGGGTCTTGGAGGTGGAAGAAAAGTCTTGAGTGAGGGCCATCAGCGAAAAGAAATATCTCAAAAGCCAGCCCTGTctggctgcatttcagtgacTTGCTGCACCAGTTTTGCTGCAGAACCATTGTGCTTCCCGTGTCCTGCAGCAGTGCATGAACCCTCTCCTTCcagagctgcccccagctgCTAGCACACCAGGAAAGATGCTGTCTCAACGCCACCTGGTCTGGGGCATACAAAGGTACGGTGGAGGTACATGGGGCATGTCCCTCTCCCCCATACTCCTGTCCCACCACCcgagcagccaggcaggcactAGGGAGCTGCCTGGAGGCCCAGGATTGCAGAGGGCATGGTGCGGGCAGGTGCTTATCACTGCTCTGCACCCATTTGCAGAGggtgaaagcaaaagcagagtgCAAGAATGAGGAAATGTCCCCGCTGGCCTTGCTTGCTCCTGCCAGTGTCCCCACAGCTCCCCCCGGCCGCAGAAAAtgccacccctccccccccctccccccccccccccaataccAGAGAATCAAAAACATGGAACAGGAGTTTGTTTGacctgaaacaaaacttttcatcttgtttgtttgcttttttcctcgACTGACGTTAGGTTTGGGCtgacttcctttttctttcaggttcatttttaaataacaaagtgAAAAGCAATGAGGCTTCGTTTTGAACCTGCCAAGGAATGGTCAGCTTCTGAGCACtcccagaaggaaacaggaataTTGGAAAAGCTTGATATTAATTctttcattgtttaaaaaaacaaccaaaaaaacccccaaaaaagatcactgtgtttttctctgcttgccCTGTTTGCAGAGTTTAGCCAGGGTGCACAAATACTGCTGGGTCCACAGATCTCTtgttctgtgtgtctgtatttgCATTCTGTCAGAGAAGGAGGGTGTTTCAGAGCTGAGCCTCTGCCACCTCCCCGGGATGCCCGTGCGGTGGGGCAGGTAAAGCCTCTCCCTGGGGCTTTGCTGTAGCAGAGGCAGTCGGTGTACCGTGAGGACGGAAGGTCGTGAGCCCCAAGGacacagcaccagggctgagCGCAGGGGACAGGTGAGTCCGAGAGAGGCTGCtcatgcaaagcagcagctgcttgcaaCGGGAAGGAGCTGCGGCCACTGCAGTCACGCTCAGGTTGAGCAGAGCCCTGAGCTGCTCCCTGACACCGTGCCCATGGGCAGCCTTGCTGCCCTTGACCGCAGGGCCCAGGCGAAGGTGGTGCCTGGGCATTCATGCTTCCCCTTGGgagccagcagcctgccagcgTGCCGGGCTGTTTACAGCTTAACTCTGGGTAACTCATTGACCTCTCTGCTGGGAAGCGGAGGTTCCCAAGATGATAAGCTGCTCTTGGAAGAAATTCCTTTTCTTGTGCGAGGGAGTGGTGGCGCTGGGCACGCTCGCCCGCCTTGCAAACACGTACGCAGACCTGTGCACACGCACGGGAGCGCGCCGTGTCCCGGCGCCGGCAGCGTTCCCTTGGGGGACCTGGCTTGGAGAGGCTGGAGCTTTGTGGCCAAGAGTTCTCCAGGAGGAAAgcggtgctggggagcagagcaagGGGCCCCACACAGGCACGTGTGGAGGAGCAGGTCAGTACAGCTGCTTGCGCTGCTCTGCCCTTGCAGCCGCCGTGCTGGATCTCTTGCTGGGTGCCGGTTGCATGCCTGCGCCCTTCGTCCCCAGCTGAGCAAACACAGCCGGGGGGACGGTGGTTGCAGGTGGCTGGAGCAGTCCGGTGCAGGGACATGGCTGCATAAATCCAGGTTGGGGCAGAGAGTTTGCATTTTTGGTCCCGGCAGAATTTGAGGCTCAGACGTAGTGGTGATGAGCATGCCAGGgaaatggtttgttttgggtCTTTTGTACCCAGGAACCGATAGAAGAAGGACAGGAGAAATCACATCAGACATGCTGGAGTTAGGAAAGGGGATATTGTTGCAGGGAGGGGTGCTGCTGGATGACAGCCCTGGAGACCGACAGTGTCTGCAGCAGCTACATCCACCAGACAAAGACTGCCCGGACAGTCGCCCTGCCTCCTGGTTTTGTGCCCTGGGGAGGGAAGCGTGGCTGGCtggtgctctgcagaggctgcccagctgGCATGGCTACACCAGGTTTGCAAAGGGAGCAGAGACTCTGGAGAGCCGGCACAGGCAGAGacccccagccagcacaggctgagACCCCTGGGAAATTGCTTCTGTACTTCTGACCAGGCTTTTCCAGTGAGGCCAGGCTGagggcttcagcagcagcaatggggGCTCTCCAGCGAAGATCCAGGGGTAGTAAGTAGCAGGGTAAGGAGTGAACGGGAGGTTTTTGCGTTGCTGGCCAAAAGGAAAATTCCATTTCAGGTCAAAGAAGAGGCTGATACCTTTGCTTGTAGAAGGATGGGTTTGGTCACTTAAGTTATCTAGGtaaacttaaaagcaaaaagaaattttgaaactaCAAAGGAGGacatttttgtttagaaaatgaaacataacATACTGttgatttaagaaaacattttcccctGGGTAGAATAATTTGACACTAATCAGTGAGCAGGTATTGCTGAAAACCAACATCATTCTGAGTGAAGCAAAAAGCTTTCTCTGAAAACACCTGCCCTGCTTGAGTGCTACCACTTTGACAACATGGGCCCAAAACAGCAACATCTTTCCTGTAAAGATGGGCCTGACTCCATCACAGAAACTTGGGCTGTGTGCTCTGAGCACAGGCAGGCCGAAACCTGCACCTGGATCTGAATTCCCCCTCCAGTTCCTGCACCTTCAAAGCATCCTGTTGTCGACTGGGGGAGTTTTCTAAACGTGGAGCTTTCTAGCACAAGCATGCAACTGGAACAGACAGTGTGTCCTTGCCACAGGGAGAGCAGCACCGGCCTGTCCCAGCCGCTCACCTTCGTGCAGGTCTCCACGGCTGCGCAGCTTTGCATGGGAAACGTCAGCTTGACTTTAGCACACCAAGAGAGAGCTGCAGTGCTTTGCACCTTAATGTCTGGGGCTCAGGAGGGCAGGTGAGCTGCAACAAGGAGGATGAGAAAGACGGTGCCTTCTCCAGGCAACCCCAACATTTTGACATCTGGTTTCTCCTGATGAGGATTAGAAATCCCCACGCTTTAAACCATCTCCTGGGCGGACAGGCTGGTGCATTGCTCAGTGCAACCCTCCCTGCAAAGCCTTTTGGTTTGACTTCCCATTTGTTGTAAGTTTGCCAGCCAGCCCCATGAACATGGACTCcaccctgccacagcccgtcctgCAGCTAGCTACTCCTCGTGCTTTGTTTTAGAGGTGTTGCAGTGGTGCCAGGCAGcccccatcacagcacaggaATCTGGTGAGAAATTACGCACTGGAGTAATTACTCACTACTCTGGAGAAGCTGAAGGGAGCTGGGAGGACCAGCAATGCTCTTGCAGCACACCACAGCAAACAAGTCACTGCTGTGGTGGCACTGGCATTGAGTGGTTGCTGAAGTAAAAGTCTATCCTTGAAAGACCTCCCTATCTGTGACTTTTCTCCCCAGACATTTTGGGTTTTATGTTGCAGGAGCTGTGTTGCTCTTCCCAAGAGATGCTCTGCGGACATTCGCCATCCATAGCACAGTGAGGCCACACAGCCAGTCCTGAGTCCTGCTCCTGGAGGCTGGGCAAGGTCAGAGCATGTGAGCGAAGAGGGAATGTGATTCCATCCTGGGCTGCCCAAGGGATCCTGCACAGCACCCATTTCGGTCTCTCCTGGTGTTTGCATCTGTGGTCCAGACAATTGTGATCTCAGAGATGAGATGAGCCTTGCTAGCCTGAAAGTAGCCCACAGTGCCTGTGCTTGCAGAGGACTCACCTGTGGCTTGCCTGGACGCAGCTCCGCTCTGCTGAGGTTGGTGTGGAGcgggcagcactgccagctgcctTCACTGTGAGACAGGGAGAGTGCTGGCTCGGCCGGGCAGGACAGTGGTCCAGGAACAGCTGCACAGCCACCCCGGATGGAGGATGCTGGATGAGCCCCAGCAGGCTGTCCTTGCAGGTGAGGCAGGTGCTTGCAGCAGTGTCAGCAATAGGGTTGTCTTTGGAGCTGGGGGGAGACCAGCGTTGAAGCTCTCTGCGGGGGCCAGCTGCAAGCTCGGGCAGGCTTTGCAGACTGTGGGGCTTCCCATGCCACGGCCAGTGGGAGGAATGAGAGGAATGTGCCATGTGGGCTGAGCAACATGCTCCCAAAGGCAAGGGTgagagcagagcccagggcagtggtggggccagcacagggcagcaatGCCAGCCAGCAGGATGAGACAcgccccccccagctctgtggtccccagcacaagaaggaCATAGACCTGTTAGACAGCATCCAAaggagggccatgaaaatgactggagggctggaacacctctcctagGAGGAAAgtctgagaagagaaggctctggggacacctcattgcagcctttcagtacctaaagggggcttataagaaggatggagaggggctttttactagggcctgtagtgacagggcaaggggcaaaGGTTTTAACCtaaaagaggatagatttagattagatataaggaagaaattcttccctgtgagggtggtgttgcccagagcagctgtggatgccccatccctgggatgctcaaggccaggctggacgaggctctgagcaacctgccctggtggaaggtgtccctgcctgtggcagtaGGGTTGGAACAAGGTCTTTAAAGGTTTCTTGGGAGAATTCAACTTGCCAGATGTCTCTGGAActacagcacagcagagagggaaCAGTCCGGGGGTTCCCGGAGCATGTGGAAGAGAACTGTCTGACACGGCTGGCGGGGGAGCCAGCCAGGGACGGTGCCCGCTGGAGCTGCTGTTTGTGAggggagaagggctggggggtgATGTGATGGCTGGAGGCCACCTCGGGCGCAGCGATCACAAAATGATGGAGTTTTCCATTCTCGGAGAAGGAGGGAGGTCAGCAGAACTGCCCCCTTGGACTTGTGGAGGGCAGACTGGGCTGTTGAGGAGCCTGGCTGACAGggtccctgggcaggcagccctgaagggccaagggctCCGGCAAGGCTGGACAGTCTTCAAGCAGGAGGTCTTCAAGgcgcaggagcaggctgtgcccgTGTGCCGACAGATGAGCCGGCGgggaagaccagcctggctgagcagagagcttgggctggaactcagggagaAAAGGAGTTGATGTCCTTTGGAAgagggggcaggcagctctggactACAGAGATGTAgcagggagaaaatcagaagggccaaagcccaactagaacttaatctgaCTACTGCcgtaaaagacaataaaaaatgtttctataaatacattagcaacaaaaggagggctaaggagatTCTCTGTCCTTTATTGGATGCGGGGAGAAACAagggtgaggaaaaggctgaggtacttaatgccaCCTTTGTCTGAGTCTTTAAgagtaagaccagttgttctctgggtccccagccccctgagctggaagacagggatggggagcagaatgagaAGGAGAAATGGTCAGTGCCCTGCTGCACCACTCAGGCACACACAGGTCtctggggctggatgggatcctCCCGAGGacactgagggagctggcacaAGTGCTCACCGAGGCACTTCCCATCGTTTGTCAGCGGCCCTGGCTAACTGGGGGGGTCCCAGCAGACTGGGGGTCAGCAAATGTGacgcccatctacaagaagggctggaaggaggatctgggcaCCTACagccctgtcagcctgacctcggtgccgggGAAGTTTATGGAGCGGATCATCTTGATGCCATCACGTGGCACATCCAGGgcaaccaggggatcaggcccgGCCAGCgtgggtttgtgaaaggcaggtcctgccttaAGAGACgttatcgctctctacagctgcctgaaaggaggttgtaggcaggtgggggtcggtctcttctcccaggggaAAAGCAATAGGGTGAGAGGAAAGggcctcaagttgcaccgggggaggtttagattgggtgttaggaataatttcttcaccgaaagggttgtcaatcattggaacagactgcccagggcagtgggtAAGTCACCAgccctgaaggtatttaaaagacatgtagatgtggcacttagggacacggttttgtggtgggcttggcagtgctgggttaacggttggtCTTGATGTTTTTAAGGTCTTTTCTAATCTAAACGGTGCTATGattctaacccaaaccattctctgACGCTGTGCCCATCGCCCCCCGCCTCGCCGGCAGACGGTGCCGGGTCAAAAGGCGCATTGTGCAttgtggctggggctggggctgggaccaAGCCGTGGTGCCGGCCGGGCAGTGAGCAGCACGCTCGCCCTGCCCGCGCTGCGGCTTGCGGCTGGTGGTGTTGCTGGACAcatgggctgctgctgggggacccCCTGGCACCAGGAGCTGTCCCTGGGATGCACAGGTAAGCTGTCTGTGGGGATGCCATGGCCCTGGTCTGTCTGAGCAGGGCTGCGAAACCGGTGGCTGCAGTTCACCCCACTGCCGGGGCTGCTGGAGAGACTCCGGCGCTGAGCGCTGGCTCCCTATGACTGCTTGCCTGCCTTTCCAGAGATGGTGCCTGGGTTCCCTCCTCTTGCTGGACGCTTGCTGTGTCACTAGATTTGGGTGCGTGGGGAACAAGGCAGGGCATTTTGGGCGGGGAGGGAAGAGGATGACTCAGAGAGTTGGTTTATTCCCACACTTTTGTTGGCTTTTCAGGAACCCCCTTGCCACCCCTgttctgctgccactgctgcccaggAGCACCCCAAGCATCGCAAAGCTCGCAGAGCCCATGGGGTGCTGCCAGACCCCGAGGCACAATTCTCATACCGGCATGCCTAAATGAGCTAATGGGGCTGTGCTAACgagctggaggagggaggtggCTCAGGGCCAGTGGCTGTGGCCACGTGTCCCTTGGGAGAGCAGGTGCCAGCGAGTGCCACCAATGCgtcagccccagctgccaggagTGTGGCCCCAAGAGCTGGGACCGCgctgggctctgggctggggctgTTTCCTGCCCACtgttacaaaatatttcagcaccGGGGAGGTAAATGAGTCACTGGCATGACTGGGAACGACTCCCCACCAGCAGTTTCAATTGGTCTCTTGAAAATGTTCCCAGTTCCCTTTCTGAGCCTGgcccaaacaaaaataaatactgaatcGGTGAGTGTGGTGGGGAGCAAATCCACTTCTTCTCTCACCCAAGCAAGCCCTggcccctgcctggctctgcagagacCCACCAGCATGCTGTGTCATTCTGCTGTCAGAGGTGGCACGACCAGTGTCCGACCTGCCACCTCCTTCAGCACTTCATATAGAGACCTCTTGGGCAGGGAGCATCCTGCTGGGGATCCAAATGTCTCTCTCCACCACCCGTCTTCCCCAGGCGAAGAGTGTGAGTCCTGCTGCCCCCACTCAcctgtgctcctgccctgctgggacCACCTGCAGCACACCGCAGCCGAGCGCCGGGGAAAATGGTGGCAGGAGAAGACCATGGCATCAGGTACCTgtccctgggggagggggacTGAGCCCCTGCCCATCGGGAGCTGCTGAACTCGGGGGAGCCCATCGGGATCTGCCGGgatgcagggaggaggggaagggagggaggagtgaAGCAAGCGGCAGGcgagcccagccctggcagttTAGCTTGCAGGTTTAGCTCTGCCTCTGGCTCGTTTCACTTCCCTGTCTCCGTTTCCCCCATGTGTGGAAGGGGACAGAGTTGCTGGATGAAGTCCTTTGTTAAGTGTGTTCAAATCAGCTGTTGAGAAATgtagagccttttttttttcgAAGAAAAGCTCATTCATTACATGTCCAGCCTTGGGCCATTCTTTCTACTGTTAACTATAAATAAGGTTTATAATTCTGCATGCAAATAACAGTTTATTTGACTGAGTGGCAAAGCTGTCTCAATAAAAAGAACTGCGGAGTATAGTTATGGTCACAGAAGTGACTTACAAAAGCCACTGCACGTTCCAGCTCCAGATCTCCGGGTACGTGTTTGTCTTACAAGTCCAATCtgattactgaaaaaaattgggttTTAATCTTGTTATCCCTCCACAGCCAAATGCAGCTGTGGAAAAGCAAACTGGATTTTTATGTGCCTCAGCCTTCATTAACATAATTACCAGCTAAAGTTTCAGTTCCTGAATCCTTTATGGCAATAGTTGACCATGTGTGAAGCAGAGAGAATGCAGCTTGGATTTCAGATACTGACCAAAGCAGGCAAGGGAGAAAATCTCATTTTGACTGTCAAATTGATGAGCAAAGAGTTTTGTAAGCCCTCGGCTCTCCTGTGCTGAGGAAACACTCTTGTTCTGAGGTGTCCTccaaaaacatctctgtgtcACGGAATTTTCCTTCTAGCAGATCTGCTCAGTGAGGGTCTGTCCCAAGAGCAAGGAGGGAAGGTCCCCTCACTTCAAAGCTACTCCAGCACTGGAAAGAAGCCAGTCATCAAGGCTATCGTATAATTAGGACACAGCAGTCCCGTGGATCTTGCCTCCAACCCTGAGCATGATTTTAGGGTGATACCAGATTCACACAATCCCCAGCCAGATCTGCAGTGCAACCCACgtgctttgctttcagatgGCGTGGTTAGGCAGAATATCCTAGACCTCTGTCACAAAATTTGACAGCAGCTCTTCCGTGTCCCTGCTCCTTGCTAGGTAAGGCTGGAGCATCAGAACCAAACAATTGTGCTACCAAAGCAGCAGAAGGCTCGCCGGACACCTCcttggtgctgctggctgtcGGGGAGAGCTTCCCACCAGGTAAGATGTTGTCTTTGGCATCACCCAGATTTCCAGTGGTTGAACGTAGCAAGGCCTGGCACCGCAGCTAACTGAGCCCCCATCACCTGTGGAGTTTCTCATCTTTGTT comes from the Falco peregrinus isolate bFalPer1 chromosome 8, bFalPer1.pri, whole genome shotgun sequence genome and includes:
- the LOC114010563 gene encoding uncharacterized protein LOC114010563; the encoded protein is MSLHRTAPATCNHRPPGCVCSAGDEGRRHATGTQQEIQHGGCKGRAAQAAVLTCSSTRACVGPLALLPSTAFLLENSWPQSSSLSKPGPPRERCRRRDTARSRACAQVCVRVCKAGERAQRHHSLAQEKEFLPRAAYHLGNLRFPAERSMSYPELSCKQPGTLAGCWLPRGSMNAQAPPSPGPCGQGQQGCPWARCQGAAQGSAQPERDCSGRSSFPLQAAAALHEQPLSDSPVPCAQPWCCVLGAHDLPSSRYTDCLCYSKAPGRGFTCPTARASRGGGRGSALKHPPSLTECKYRHTEQEICGPSSICAPWLNSANRASREKHSDLFWGFFWLFF